From Topomyia yanbarensis strain Yona2022 chromosome 1, ASM3024719v1, whole genome shotgun sequence, one genomic window encodes:
- the LOC131676987 gene encoding histone deacetylase 11 isoform X1 has protein sequence MFTNSSIFVKDLISHSDHPVSNMCLKLSCFRAGTNGDSEDKLNQNLDPSGGALKNERTPRSGILPIIYRPEYGVRFCGLQKLHPFDAAKGKHIYKLLKAGNLILSDDDVSKPVEIGTDDLLEVHTKRYIGSLKWSVNVAKIAEIPPLIFVPNYIVQRSYLRPMRYQTAGSVLAAKLALASPTGTGWAINLGGGFHHCSADRGGGFCPYADITITVKMLQSSGKGIERVLILDLDAHQGNGYARDLMDDSSVFIMDMYNYRIYPKDQEAKLAIRRAVELKPHTEDSEYLQKLRTNLTRSFTEFRPNFVVYNAGTDVLKGDPLGILDITPEGVIERDEIVFEMARAWHVPLIMLLSGGYLRSSARVIADSILNLNEKGLLPVYQ, from the exons ATGTTTACAAACAGCAGCATCTTTGTGAAAGA TCTCATCTCTCATAGCGATCATCCGGTTTCGAATATGTGCCTCAAACTGAGCTGCTTTCGAGCTGGAACGAATGGCGACAGCGAAGATAAGCTCAACCAGAACCTAGACCCGAGTGGAGGGGCACTTAAAAACGAACGGACACCACGCAGTGGCATACTTCCAATCATCTATCGCCCGGAATATGGTGTAAGATTTTGCGGTCTCCAAAAGTTGCATCCATTCGATGCGGCCAAAggaaaacacatctacaaactactAAAAGCAGGGAATCTAATCCTTAGCGATGATGATGTCTCTAAACCCGTCGAGATCGGTACAGATGATCTATTGGAAGTGCACACCAAACGCTATATCGGAAGCTTGAAG TGGAGCGTCAACGTAGCCAAGATAGCCGAGATCCCGCCATTGATTTTTGTGCCAAACTACATAGTTCAACGGAGTTATCTACGTCCAATGCGTTATCAAACGGCTGGATCGGTTTTGGCTGCAAAGCTTGCTCTGGCTTCGCCCACTGGGACAGGTTGGGCCATCAATTTGGGAGGGGGATTTCACCACTGCAGTGCTGACCGCGGAGGAGGTTTCTGTCCTTACGCTGATATTACCATAACCGTTAAAATGTTGCAGTCCAGCGGAAAAGGCATAGAGCGTGTTTTAATTCTAGATTTAGATGCCCATCAGGGTAACGGTTACGCCAGAGATTTAATGGATGACAGTAGCGTGTTTATAATGGATATGTACAATTATCGAATCTATCCGAAGGATCAAGAAGCCAAACTAGCAATTCGGAGAGCCGTTGAGCTAAAGCCACACACTGAAGACAGCGAGTATTTGCAGAAGCTACGAACCAATTTGACCAGGTCGTTTACAGAGTTTAGACCGAATTTTGTAGTGTACAATGCTGGTACGGACGTTTTGAAAGGTGATCCACTCGGTATTCTTGACATTACACCGGAAGGAGTTATCGAACGGGATGAAATTGTGTTTGAGATGGCACGGGCATGGCACGTTCCGCTGATAATGCTGCTGAGTGGGGGATATCTACGAAGTTCCGCGCGAGTTATTGCTGATTCGATTCTAAATTTGAATGAGAAAGGTCTCCTGCCAGTGTACCAGTGA
- the LOC131676987 gene encoding histone deacetylase 11 isoform X2 — translation MHLISHSDHPVSNMCLKLSCFRAGTNGDSEDKLNQNLDPSGGALKNERTPRSGILPIIYRPEYGVRFCGLQKLHPFDAAKGKHIYKLLKAGNLILSDDDVSKPVEIGTDDLLEVHTKRYIGSLKWSVNVAKIAEIPPLIFVPNYIVQRSYLRPMRYQTAGSVLAAKLALASPTGTGWAINLGGGFHHCSADRGGGFCPYADITITVKMLQSSGKGIERVLILDLDAHQGNGYARDLMDDSSVFIMDMYNYRIYPKDQEAKLAIRRAVELKPHTEDSEYLQKLRTNLTRSFTEFRPNFVVYNAGTDVLKGDPLGILDITPEGVIERDEIVFEMARAWHVPLIMLLSGGYLRSSARVIADSILNLNEKGLLPVYQ, via the exons ATGCA TCTCATCTCTCATAGCGATCATCCGGTTTCGAATATGTGCCTCAAACTGAGCTGCTTTCGAGCTGGAACGAATGGCGACAGCGAAGATAAGCTCAACCAGAACCTAGACCCGAGTGGAGGGGCACTTAAAAACGAACGGACACCACGCAGTGGCATACTTCCAATCATCTATCGCCCGGAATATGGTGTAAGATTTTGCGGTCTCCAAAAGTTGCATCCATTCGATGCGGCCAAAggaaaacacatctacaaactactAAAAGCAGGGAATCTAATCCTTAGCGATGATGATGTCTCTAAACCCGTCGAGATCGGTACAGATGATCTATTGGAAGTGCACACCAAACGCTATATCGGAAGCTTGAAG TGGAGCGTCAACGTAGCCAAGATAGCCGAGATCCCGCCATTGATTTTTGTGCCAAACTACATAGTTCAACGGAGTTATCTACGTCCAATGCGTTATCAAACGGCTGGATCGGTTTTGGCTGCAAAGCTTGCTCTGGCTTCGCCCACTGGGACAGGTTGGGCCATCAATTTGGGAGGGGGATTTCACCACTGCAGTGCTGACCGCGGAGGAGGTTTCTGTCCTTACGCTGATATTACCATAACCGTTAAAATGTTGCAGTCCAGCGGAAAAGGCATAGAGCGTGTTTTAATTCTAGATTTAGATGCCCATCAGGGTAACGGTTACGCCAGAGATTTAATGGATGACAGTAGCGTGTTTATAATGGATATGTACAATTATCGAATCTATCCGAAGGATCAAGAAGCCAAACTAGCAATTCGGAGAGCCGTTGAGCTAAAGCCACACACTGAAGACAGCGAGTATTTGCAGAAGCTACGAACCAATTTGACCAGGTCGTTTACAGAGTTTAGACCGAATTTTGTAGTGTACAATGCTGGTACGGACGTTTTGAAAGGTGATCCACTCGGTATTCTTGACATTACACCGGAAGGAGTTATCGAACGGGATGAAATTGTGTTTGAGATGGCACGGGCATGGCACGTTCCGCTGATAATGCTGCTGAGTGGGGGATATCTACGAAGTTCCGCGCGAGTTATTGCTGATTCGATTCTAAATTTGAATGAGAAAGGTCTCCTGCCAGTGTACCAGTGA
- the LOC131676988 gene encoding RIB43A-like with coiled-coils protein 2: MLNALFIKHQDRKEAAAIERRRQFEQVRRQRIFNARQRVIGIDTTALENQLQEKHRLEQEALERKRKFEQEQQRQNQMVLLKHREQQLLRHQLDSEINNFRALCQRPEQSRDFDLFDPNGLKKSLPARIGDDDPRLTVSGAQKFEGEDLSEKQRKRLQMQQQRSWLEQQIREKRQAEIDRVAAEKCLEEAMEARERRVQQLTAEKRNSRNKLQGAISQFNRQLKEQQEYDRNQRKREDEEDNMAEIYNHLTSDILTENPDVAKSSLGSNRIIPYAYKGMSSEEMQQVRDAQEQQRQELQRRQQEQNDNKQTWDKLANQFDQMIVWKDRELNRHRRELADRIKQENLELSDEQKRTLIVYQNRPTLEYFDQFNTTTR, from the exons ATGCTTAATGCTCTATTTATCAAGCACCAGGACCGAAAGGAAGCTGCCGCCATCGAACGTCGTCGACAGTTTGAGCAAGTGCGCAGGCAACGAATTTTCAACGCCCGGCAACGTGTCATTGGT ATCGATACTACGGCCCTAGAGAACCAGCTACAAGAAAAACATCGCCTTGAACAGGAAGCGCTTGAGCGGAAGCGTAAATTTGAACAAGAACAACAGCGCCAGAATCAAATGGTGCTGCTTAAGCACAGAGAGCAGCAGCTTTTGCGGCATCAGTTAGACAGCGAAATCAACAATTTCCGAGCGCTTTGCCAACGTCCGGAACAGTCACGAGATTTTGATCTTTTTGATCCGAACGGTTTAAAGAAATCGCTTCCGGCTCGCATCGGCGACGATGATCCCCGCTTGACGGTTTCCGGTGCACAGAAGTTTGAAGGGGAAGACTTGTCGGAAAAGCAACGAAAGCGACTGCAGATGCAACAGCAACGGTCCTGGCTGGAACAGCAGATACGTGAAAAACGACAGGCTGAAATAGATCGTGTGGCAGCGGAGAAATGTCTGGAAGAAGCTATGGAAGCCAGAGAACGGCGCGTACAACAGCTGACGGCCGAAAAGCGTAATTCGCGAAATAAGCTTCAAGGTGCGATCAGCCAATTCAACCGACAACTGAAAGAACAGCAGGAATACGATCGGAACCAGCGGAAGCGTGAAGATGAAGAAGATAACATGGCTGAGATCTACAATCATTTGACGAGTGATATTCTTACGGAGAACCCAGATGTGGCTAAAAGTAGCCTAGGATCTAACCGAATAATTCCTTACGCATACAAGGGCATGAGTTCAGAAGAGATGCAGCAAGTTCGAGATGCACAGGAACAGCAAAGACAGGAGCTGCAGCGTCGCCAGCAGGAACAAAACGACAACAAACAAACGTGGGATAAGCTGGCAAACCAATTCGATCAAATGATTGTTTGGAAGGATCGAGAACTGAACCGACACCGCCGGGAATTGGCCGATAGGATCAAACAGGAAAATTTGGAACTTTCTGACGAACAGAAGCGAACACTAATAGTTTACCAGAATCGACCGACATTGGAGTATTTTGATCAGTTTAATACAACCACTAGATAG
- the LOC131676986 gene encoding WD repeat-containing protein 37, with translation MPLDSGVVGSSGGKQISSAGCVCGAVGGASSVGVTLPVTGVIGPASKQLSAKKSLKLSSLADDMMGPPSATSSHQEEPFRARLHQLFSQIEREFELLHTENISLQEKLDAVAGTPRDSTFGDRLLPMQDSYEVDGAVNKSFKSKLGSAGGKVKASHKIRAQTSRIVSSFKAQSVVSSLVREFSGHKDGVWQVTTKTGQPIIGTASADHSACIWGIDTGRCLLQYQGHSGSVNSIKFHLNRDLVLTGSGDATAHIWQAAVNWEVSARKGHSSEEELDDEDEPYEEKERIDVLRTPICEFSGSGGHTSVVVAADWLPGGDQMITASWDRTAILWDVETREPLQPLCGHDHELTHASAHQSQRLVVTASRDSTFRLWDFRDPIPAVSVFQGHTESVTSTVFTRDDKVVSGSDDRSVKVWELRNMRSALTTIRTDSAVNRLAVSSGGVIAIPHDNRHIRLFDLNGQRIARLPRTSRQGHRRMVSSVAWTEDVSSACNLLSSGFDRRVLGWAVSLPPKDN, from the exons ATGCCACTGGACAGTGGAGTTGTGGGTAGTTCGGGAGGAAAGCAGATTTCTTCAGCGGGTTGTGTCTGCGGTGCGGTCGGTGGGGCGTCATCGGTCGGGGTAACTCTCCCTGTTACTGGTGTCATTGGTCCGGCAAGCAAACAGCTGTCGGCGAAAAAATCACTCAAATTGTCAAGTTTGGCGGATGATATGATGGGACCACCATCCGCGACAAGTAGCCATCAGGAGGAGCCGTTTCGTGCTAGATTACATCAGCTATTTTCGCAAATCGAGAGGGAGTTTGAACTGCTCCACACTGAGAACATAAGCC TGCAAGAAAAGTTGGACGCAGTCGCTGGAACGCCTCGTGATTCGACATTCGGCGACCGATTGCTACCGATGCAAGATTCATATGAAGTGGATGGTGCAGTTAATAAAAGCTTCAAGTCTAAATTGGGTAGCGCCGGAGGCAAGGTTAAAGCTAGTCACAAGATTCGAGCTCAAACTAGCCGGATCGTATCGAGCTTCAAGGCTCAATCTGTTGTAAGTTCGTTGGTGCGAGAGTTTAGTGGCCATAAGGATGGTGTCTGGCAGGTGACAACCAAAACGGGTCAGCCGATCATTGGAACTGCTTCGGCGGATCATAGTGCATGCATCTGGGGAATTGATACGGGACGATGCCTGTTGCAATACCAGGGTCATAGCGGCTCAGTAAATTCAATCAAGTTTCACCTCAATCGAGATTTGGTGCTAACGGGAAGCGGAGACGCAACCGCACACATATGGCAGGCAGCCGTTAACTGGGAGGTTTCTGCTAGAAAGGGACATTCCTCGGAGGAAGAACTTGATGACGAAGATGAACCGTACGAGGAGAAAGAACGGATCGATGTGTTGAGAACTCCAATCTGTGAGTTTTCCGGTTCGGGTGGGCACACCTCAGTAGTTGTTGCCGCAGATTGGCTGCCGGGAGGGGATCAGATGATCACGGCTAGTTGGGATCGAACAGCTATTTTGTGGGATGTGGAAACGAGAGAGCCACTTCAGCCGCTTTGTGGTCACGATCATGAACTGACGCATGCTTCGGCTCATCAGAGTCAACGGCTAGTGGTGACAGCTTCACGAGATTCAACCTTTCGACTGTGGGATTTTCGTGATCCGATTCCGGCTGTTTCGGTTTTTCAGGGCCACACAGA AAGCGTCACATCTACCGTATTCACCCGAGACGACAAGGTGGTATCCGGTTCGGATGATCGTTCCGTCAAGGTATGGGAGCTCCGCAATATGCGCTCTGCACTGACAACCATTCGTACGGATTCGGCCGTAAATCGTCTTGCCGTTTCATCCGGGGGAGTTATCGCGATACCGCATGACAACCGTCACATCCGGCTGTTTGACTTGAACGGGCAACGAATCGCCCGTTTGCCCCGAACCAGCCGACAGGGTCACCGACGGATGGTTTCCTCGGTGGCCTGGACCGAGGACGTCAGCTCGGCGTGCAATTTGCTTTCGAGCGGATTCGATCGACGGGTGCTGGGCTGGGCGGTCAGTTTGCCACCTAAGGATAATTGA
- the LOC131676985 gene encoding nicastrin — protein MMKSHVANAFFLLLSLYALGNAHSQRIKDDMYTPISGAHCFRRLNGTHVTGCSSQLGGSVGVLHFIRSAADIDFVTNQHPAPPYAPVIPPHLFTRENILQLRDRGGQHISAVVLINNATLLNYYSQESRCPNQFSNLIAAGQEEACSVANPERSWNPWGTGLLLEDFPFPIYYVADPVEISKLYDCFEKFNNYDLENQHKRSLCSIQVNAFMSAAVDSRVCLARSLFFNSLNPVKFCDPLQGKNVFASLFPRVQVNIEDRKVDVTERIILLSTRMDTTTMFDGIGLGAMDSLVPFTILMSIAHFLAKVLPERVNSADPNVLFVFFNGESYDYIGSQRFVYDLQKGAFPTKGGLSNPISLDNIDLMIDIGTMDDLNNIKIYHASQLTTVSRISQLLERINLSFRFNIQTEVPILTKNLPPVSSNSFLRENASFPSVILTSTAGNRFYHSIYDDNENLKFVYGNHSKDVDYTQLENLSTRNTFFVEDSIQMRIRNVSSLLGMAIFELITRTSYAAHFGTNSVLIDEFLYCFLHSADCPLFHAAAKPDSPKAFPVPPTRYISVHATLPSEASGWIHRLLGLLVGQKVNNTTKAECQGLHLPYNWYAGYSGLGECHLTTQNFTQAMSPAFLNDSYDFASGRYSTWTESTWREMSARIFLRPSASHETLTLSVGLIVLVISFVLVFLINSRSEVLFNQSTSTIPIAPPTQC, from the exons ATGATGAAATCACATGTAGCGAATGCCTTTTTCTTACTACTATCACTGTACGCTCTAGGCAATG CTCACTCCCAAAGAATCAAGGATGATATGTATACTCCAATCAGCGGAGCTCATTGTTTCCGTCGGTTAAACGGAACACACGTCACAGGTTGCAGCTCCCAACTGGGCGGATCAGTGGGCGTTCTTCATTTCATCCGATCGGCAGCAGATATTGATTTCGTCACGAATCAACATCCAGCTCCGCCGTACGCACCCGTCATTCCACCACATCTTTTTACACGGGAGAATATCCTACAACTGCGTGACCGCGGTGGGCAGCACATTTCCGCTGTTGTGCTGATAAATAATGCGACCCTGCTGAACTATTACAGCCAAGAGTCGCGGTGTCCGAATCAATTCAGTAATTTGATAGCGGCCGGACAAGAGGAAGCTTGTAGTGTAGCAAACCCGGAACGCAGTTGGAACCCATGGGGAACTGGATTATTGCTGGAAGATTTCCCCTTTCCGATTTATTATGTGGCGGATCCAGTCGAGATTTCTAAATTGTACGATTGTTTCGAGAAGTTCAACAACTATGACTTGGAGAATCAGCATAAACGGAGCTTGTGTAGTATCCAGGTTAACGCGTTCATGTCGGCAGCTGTGGATTCTAGAGTTTGCCTGGCGAGATCATTGTTTTTCAACTCGTTGAATCCGGTTAAATTCTGTGACCCACTGCAAGGAAAAAATGTGTTCGCTTCACTATTCCCGAGGGTTCAAGTAAACATTGAAGATCGAAAGGTAGATGTGACAGAGAGAATAATTCTTCTGTCGACCAGAATGGATACAACCACAATGTTCGACGGAATTGGTCTTGGAGCTATGGATTCACTTGTACCTTTCACAATTCTTATGTCAATTGCTCACTTTCTGGCAAAGGTATTGCCGGAGCGAGTGAATTCAGCCGATCCAAACGTTCTGTTTGTGTTCTTTAATGGAGAATCCTATGACTATATCGGTTCGCAGCGTTTTGTGTATGATTTGCAGAAAGGGGCGTTCCCCACCAAAGGCGGTCTTTCGAATCCGATTTCGTTGGATAATATCGATCTTATGATCGATATCGGAACGATGGATGATCTTAACAATATCAAAATTTATCATGCATCTCAATTGACTACCGTTTCTCGAATTTCGCAGCTGCTTGAGCGAATCAATCTATCTTTTCGGTTTAACATTCAAACAGAAGTACCAATACTAACAAAAAATTTACCCCCTGTATCATCAAATTCGTTCCTGCGCGAGAATGCTTCGTTCCCTTCAGTGATTCTCACGTCCACTGCAGGAAATCGCTTCTATCATTCCATCTACGATGACAATGAAAACCTTAAATTCGTTTATGGAAACCATTCGAAAGATGTTGATTATACCCAGCTGGAGAATCTGTCAACgcgaaacacattttttgttgAGGATTCCATCCAAATGCGCATCCGAAACGTTTCGTCCCTTTTGGGAATGGCTATATTTGAGCTGATCACCAGAACATCGTACGCTGCCCACTTTGGAACTAATAGCGTCCTTATCGACGAATTTCTGTACTGCTTTCTTCATTCAGCAGATTGTCCGCTGTTTCATGCAGCTGCCAAGCCCGATTCTCCGAAAGCCTTCCCAGTTCCGCCGACTCGTTACATCAGTGTTCACGCGACTCTGCCATCGGAAGCATCCGGATGGATCCACCGACTGCTGGGTCTCCTGGTAGGCCAGAAAGTGAACAACACCACCAAAGCCGAATGTCAAGGATTGCATCTACCGTACAACTGGTACGCCGGCTATTCCGGTCTCGGAGAGTGCCACCTGACTACTCAAAACTTCACACAAGCAATGTCACCGGCTTTCCTGAACGATAGCTATGACTTTGCATCCGGGCGTTATTCCACCTGGACTGAATCAACGTGGCGTGAGATGTCGGCAAGAATCTTCCTTCGGCCTTCTGCGTCCCACGAAACTCTCACCCTGTCGGTTGGGTTGATCGTACTGGTGATCTCGTTCGTGCTGGTGTTTCTCATCAACAGCCGTTCAGAGGTGCTGTTCAATCAGAGCACCTCGACCATTCC AATTGCTCCACCCACGCAGTGCTGA